A region of Hydrogenimonas thermophila DNA encodes the following proteins:
- the traT gene encoding complement resistance protein TraT — protein MYKKIAVSLACASILFTGCATTEIQTKAKMTRTIFLDPVAKSQRTVFVAIRNTSGNDLELEDKIISGLKKKGYRVVDDPANAKYILMANVLFADQPNPMKF, from the coding sequence ATGTATAAAAAAATTGCAGTTTCCTTAGCTTGTGCATCTATTCTATTTACAGGATGTGCTACCACAGAAATACAAACAAAAGCAAAAATGACAAGAACTATATTCCTTGATCCTGTTGCAAAGTCTCAAAGAACTGTATTTGTCGCTATTAGAAATACTTCAGGAAATGACTTAGAACTTGAAGATAAAATTATCTCAGGCTTAAAGAAAAAAGGTTATCGAGTTGTTGATGATCCAGCTAATGCAAAATATATTTTAATGGCAAATGTACTGTTTGCTGATCAGCCAAATCCAATGAAATTTTAA